Proteins encoded within one genomic window of Longimicrobiaceae bacterium:
- a CDS encoding SDR family NAD(P)-dependent oxidoreductase, whose protein sequence is MAERLDGTVALVTGASSGIGAATAVALAEQGAAVALVARRRDRLDEVAAEIRWYGGTTLVLEADVTDQAQAADVVERTVAELGRLDTLVNNAGVMLLGQAEEAPLAEWQRMVDLNLSGLLYCAHAALPHLLRAAEDGPRRVADMVNISSTAGRFPRGGRAVYNATKHGVTGFSEALRQEVTRRHVRISLVEPGAVSTELAGHNRPEVLAGMRSTMDAMEMLHPEDIADAVSYLVTRPRRVAVNEILVRPTEQEG, encoded by the coding sequence ATGGCGGAGAGACTGGACGGCACCGTGGCGCTGGTGACCGGCGCGTCGAGCGGCATCGGCGCCGCGACGGCGGTCGCGCTGGCGGAACAGGGCGCGGCCGTCGCGCTCGTGGCCCGGCGCCGGGACCGGCTGGACGAGGTGGCCGCCGAGATCCGCTGGTACGGCGGCACCACCCTCGTCCTGGAGGCCGACGTCACCGACCAGGCGCAGGCGGCGGACGTCGTCGAGCGGACCGTCGCGGAGCTGGGACGCCTGGACACGCTGGTCAACAACGCCGGCGTCATGCTGCTGGGGCAGGCGGAGGAAGCGCCGCTCGCCGAGTGGCAGCGGATGGTGGACCTCAACCTCAGCGGTCTGCTCTACTGCGCCCACGCCGCGCTGCCGCACCTGCTCCGCGCGGCGGAGGATGGGCCGCGGCGCGTGGCGGACATGGTCAACATCAGCTCCACGGCGGGACGCTTCCCGCGCGGCGGGCGGGCCGTGTACAACGCCACCAAGCACGGCGTCACCGGCTTCAGCGAGGCATTGCGGCAGGAGGTCACGCGGCGCCACGTCCGCATCTCCCTCGTCGAACCCGGCGCCGTGAGCACCGAGCTGGCGGGCCACAACCGGCCGGAGGTGCTGGCGGGCATGCGGAGCACGATGGACGCCATGGAGATGCTGCACCCGGAGGACATCGCCGACGCGGTGAGCTACCTCGTCACCCGCCCGCGCCGCGTGGCCGTCAACGAGATCCTCGTGCGCCCGACCGAGCAGGAAGGCTGA
- a CDS encoding helix-turn-helix domain-containing protein: MTESPMRADAQRNRDRLLEVAVRAFSQGGADVPLDAIAKEAGVGIGTLYRHFPTREALVEAAYRSELARVCDSAGALLAASAPEVALREWMGRFIAYLAAKRGMVDALRAVIASGGNPYEQSRARMTDAVRRLVEAGAAAGTVRGDVEPADIVTSLSGVSLAAADPAQRERLLDLLMDGLRVRS, from the coding sequence ATGACCGAAAGCCCCATGCGCGCCGACGCGCAGCGAAACCGCGACCGCCTGCTGGAGGTGGCCGTGCGCGCTTTCTCGCAGGGCGGCGCCGACGTGCCGCTGGACGCCATCGCGAAGGAGGCGGGGGTGGGCATCGGCACGCTCTACCGGCACTTCCCCACGCGCGAGGCGCTGGTGGAGGCGGCGTACCGCAGCGAGCTGGCCCGCGTGTGCGACTCGGCCGGCGCGCTGCTGGCCGCGTCGGCGCCGGAGGTGGCGCTGCGGGAGTGGATGGGCCGCTTCATCGCGTACCTGGCCGCCAAGCGCGGCATGGTGGACGCGCTGCGGGCGGTGATCGCGTCCGGCGGCAACCCGTACGAGCAGAGCCGCGCCCGCATGACCGACGCCGTGCGCCGGCTGGTGGAGGCCGGCGCCGCCGCGGGCACCGTGCGCGGCGACGTGGAGCCGGCGGACATCGTGACCAGCCTGAGCGGCGTCTCCCTCGCCGCGGCGGACCCGGCGCAGCGTGAACGCCTGCTGGACCTGCTGATGGACGGCCTACGTGTCCGGAGCTGA